The genomic stretch CTGGCGTCGCCCTGGGAGTTGTTGACCCGCTCGGTGGCGTAGCCCTCGGCGGCCCGGATGGCCTGTTCGGCCTCGCCTTGGGCCTTGGGAATCTCCTGGTTGTATTCGGCCCAGGCGTCGTTGATTTTGCGCTCCTTCTCCTGGAGAGCCTCATTGACGTCGTTGAAGGAGGGTTTGACCGATTCGGGCGGGTTGACGTCCTGCAGGATGACCTGGTTGACGTCGATGCCGATCTCATACAGATCGCAGAGCTGCTGGAGCTCCACCTTGGCATCGGCCGCTATGCGGGCTCGGCCGATGGTGATGATCTCGTCCACGGCGTTGTCGCCGATGACCCGGCGAACGACGGCCTCGTTGATGTCCCGGAAAGTCTGTTCGGTATCCCGCATTTTAAATAAGAACTTGTAGGGGTCCTTGATCTTGTATTGGACGATCCACTCGACGATGACGACGTTCAGGTCGCCGGTCAGCATGATGGCTTCCTTGGCCGAGTCTT from Candidatus Aminicenantes bacterium encodes the following:
- the hflK gene encoding FtsH protease activity modulator HflK, which produces MPTNIPTYEIRMPKIPKNLVKILILVAVAVFVLYGAIYQVAPDEMGVILRFGKFVRTSEPGLHFKWPLGIEALTKVPVQRQLKQEFGFRTTQPGVHSQFEVTEDSAKEAIMLTGDLNVVIVEWIVQYKIKDPYKFLFKMRDTEQTFRDINEAVVRRVIGDNAVDEIITIGRARIAADAKVELQQLCDLYEIGIDVNQVILQDVNPPESVKPSFNDVNEALQEKERKINDAWAEYNQEIPKAQGEAEQAIRAAEGYATERVNNSQGDASRFTQVYREYVKAPAVTRKRLYLETINEVMSKIEKKFIMDDKSRGILPLLNLNQEVKK